In Phocoena phocoena chromosome 11, mPhoPho1.1, whole genome shotgun sequence, one DNA window encodes the following:
- the PHLDA1 gene encoding LOW QUALITY PROTEIN: pleckstrin homology-like domain family A member 1 (The sequence of the model RefSeq protein was modified relative to this genomic sequence to represent the inferred CDS: inserted 1 base in 1 codon) translates to MRRAPAAECLSELGFPPRCGRQEPPFPLGVTRGWGGWPIQKRREGARPEPFSERSQEDGRGPAARSSRTLWRIRTRLPCCPDPEEPPQPLPPPPPPLCFLRVSLFCALRAGGRGSRWGEDGARLLLPPRARVAGRGEAEPSGGPXYAGRMLESSGCKALKEGVLEKRSDGLLQLWKKKCCILTEEGLLLIPPKQLQHQQQQPGQGPVEPSQPGGPNVGSLEPPVKLKELHFSNMKTVDCVERKGKYMYFTVVMAEGKEIDFRCPQDQGWNAEITLQMVQYKNRQAILAVKSTRQKQQHLVQQQPPQTQLQPQSHPQAPPQPQPQPKPQPQPQPQPQPQPLHPYPHPHLRSHPHPHPHPLPLSQPHGHRLLRSTSNSA, encoded by the exons ATGAGGCGTGCGCCGGCGGCGGAGTGCCTTTCGGAGCTGGGCTTTCCCCCGCGGTGCGGGCGCCAGGAGCCGCCTTTTCCGCTGGGTGTCACTCGTGGGTGGGGGGGATGGCCCATTCAAAAGCGCCGCGAGGGGGCCCGGCCAGAGCCCTTCAGTGAGCGCTCGCAAGAGGACGGCAGAGGCCCGGCGGCTCGCAGCTCCCGGACCTTGTGGCGCATCAGGACGCGGCTGCCCTGCTGCCCGGACCCCGAGGAACCGCCgcagccgctgccgccgccgccgccgccactctGCTTCCTGCGCGTTAGCCTCTTCTGCGCGCTCCGGGCGGGCGGCCGCGGGAGCCGTTGGGGCGAGGACGGCGCGCGGCTGCTGCTGCCCCCCCGGGCCCGGGTGGCTGGAAGAGGAGAGGCCGAGCCGAGCGGCGGCC CCTATGCCGGGAGGATGTTGGAGAGCAGCGGCTGCAAGGCGCTGAAGGAGGGTGTGTTGGAGAAGCGCAGCGACGGGTTGCTGCAGCTCTGGAAGAAAAAGTGCTGTATCCTCACTGAGGAGGGGCTGCTGCTCATCCCGCCCAAACAGCTGcaacaccagcagcagcagcccgGGCAGGGGCCGGTCGAGCCATCCCAACCCGGAGGCCCCAATGTGGGCAGCCTCGAGCCGCCCGTCAAGCTGAAGGAATTGCACTTTTCCAACATGAAGACCGTGGACTGCGTGGAGCGCAAAGGCAAGTATATGTACTTCACTGTGGTGATGGCCGAGGGCAAGGAAATCGACTTTCGGTGCCCgcaggaccagggctggaacgCGGAGATCACGCTTCAGATGGTGCAGTACAAGAATCGTCAGGCCATCCTGGCGGTCAAGTCCACGCGGCAGAAGCAGCAGCACCTGGTCCAGCAGCAGCCGCCGCAGACGCAGCTTCAGCCCCAGTCCCACCCCCAAGCCCCGCCGCAGCCGCAGCCCCAACCCAAGCcccagccgcagccgcagccgcagccgcagccgcagccgctcCATCCGTATCCGCATCCGCACTTGCGTTCGCACCCACATCCGCACCCGCACCCACTACCGCTCTCGCAGCCACACGGCCACCGGCTTCTCCGTAGCACCTCCAACTCTGCCTGA